The DNA region CGAAATGCTGGAAGACCTCTCTGCCAAGCTCTGCGACATCACCGGCTATGACGCGATGTCGATGCAGCCGAACTCGGGCGCGCAGGGCGAATACGCAGGCCTCCTGACGATTGCCGCCTATCATCGCGCGCGCGGGGAGACGCGTAACATCTGTCTGATCCCCGTCTCGGCCCATGGCACCAACCCGGCCTCCGCCCAGATGGCGGGCATGCAGGTCGTCGTGGTGAAATCCCAAGAGGACGGCGATATCGATCTGGTCGATTTCCGTGCCAAGGCCGAGGCGGCGGGCGACAAGCTGGCGGCCTGCATGATCACCTACCCCTCCACCCACGGCGTGTTCGAGGAAAGCGTGCGGGAGGTTTGCGAGATCACCCATGAATTAGGTGGGCAGGTGTATCTGGATGGCGCGAACCTCAACGCCATGGTGGGGCTGTCGAAGCCGGGCGAATTGGGCGCGGATGTCAGCCACCTGAACCTGCACAAGACCTTCTGCATCCCCCACGGCGGCGGCGGTCCGGGCATGGGACCGATCGGCGTAAAGGCACACCTCGCGCCACATCTTCCGGGCCATCCAGAGACTGGCGGTACGCAGGGTCCGGTCTCTGCCGCGCCCTATGGCTCAGCCTCAATCCTGCCGATTTCCTATGCCTACGTGCACCTCATGGGCGGCTCCGGCCTGACCCAGGCGACCAAGGTCGCGATCCTCGGCGCCAACTACATCGCCAAGCGGTTGGAGGGAGATTACGGCGTCCTTTTCAAAGGCAAGACCGGGCGCGTCGCCCATGAATGTATCCTCGACACCCGCCCCTTCGCCGAGGCCGGGATTACCGTTGACGATATCGCGAAACGACTGATGGATCACGGCTTCCACGCGCCCACAATGAGCTGGCCCGTGGCGGGCACCCTGATGGTGGAGCCCACGGAGTCGGAGACAAAGGCCGAACTTGACCGCTTCATCACCGCAATGCAGGCGATCCGGGCCGAGATTGCCGAGGTAGAGGACGGTTTGCCCGCAGGCGACAGCCCCCTGCACCACGCACCCCACACGATGGAGGATCTGGTGCGCGACTGGGACCGGGCCTACACCCGGGAACAGGGTTGCTTCCCGCCGGGCGCGTTCCGCGTCGACAAATACTGGCCACCCGTGAACCGCGTGGACAATGTGGCGGGCGACCGAAACCTGATCTGCACCTGCCCACCGTTGGAGGAATATCTGGACGCTGCCGAGTGAGGGCTAAGGTCCCGTATCGCGAACTGTGCTCCGGGGCTTTTCCATTTCACCCATTTGGCCGTCAAGAATGTGTCGACAAAACAGCCCGCGGACCTGCCAAGCCTTTGTCCTGTACTCTACCGGGACCGCCCGAACCGCTGGTACAGGTCGTCGAGCGTGTAGATTTCAGCCACCGGCCCATGCTCTTCCGGGAAGAAGTTTGGATCGACCGGCAAGCACTCCCGCCCGCACGCCTGCACCATGGTGCCCGTCGTCCCATTGACGTACCACAGCCGCCCCCCGGGTGTGCCAATCCACCCGTTGACGCCGAAGCGCATGTCGCCCTCAACATCTTGAATAGATGGGACTTCTCCGTCATAGCCCAAGCCCCAGGCCGCATGGGTATGCCAAGACGACACGGCTCTTTGCCCCGGCTCCAACGGCAGGGATGCGCAGCTGGCCTCACCGCCCCAGGAGGCCTTGGTGGACGTGTAATTGCCCTCGGCATCTTGCAGGATGAAGCCGCAAACCTCGCGATTGAACCGCACCGAAAGCTGGTTCATCGACTCCATCAATCCCTGCACGAACTCCAGTTCCGCTGCATCCTGCGCATGGGCCGATGGCGCTGCAAAAAGCGCTGTTGCGGTGAGGAGGGAGGCCAGTCTGATCGAGATCGAACGCATGCTTTACACGGCTCCTGTGTGACGAGTGAAGGGCAAGCGTAACGAAGATTGCGCGGCAGGCAACGCGAAACATACTCTGGCACGGTGGAAACCGGCGCGACATACTCTACGTGTTATAAGCAGAGCAAACGTGGAGGCCGGTATGGCACGCTTTGAGGACATGATGAGGGATCGGGTCGACGCGATCGCGAAGGGCACGAAGATCGAGGCTATGACCGACGATCCGGACGTGCGCGAGTGGTTGGTGTTCGGTCGCATCGCCATGATCGCAACGATCTGGATGGCGATGTTGTCCGCCGTGGCTTTGGTGATTTCGGTCCGGTTCTAGCTTGGCCAACGCTTGGGCGTCTTGGGCTTCATGCTTGGGTCGCCACGAAAAAGCAGCTGAAACAAGACAATAGACCTCAGATTGCGGCCCAGTCCGTGAACTTGAACGGCTGTGGGCGCGGCTTGCGTTGCGTGTGTTTGGGCTGGCGAGGGGGCATCATGTCATCTCCTTTACGATCACAACTCTAAGGTATCGCGCGGGTGTCGTCTGTGGATGATCCACTGACTTGACAGCCTAGATGGAGGCCCAATCGGTGAAGCGAAACGGCGTGGGTGCAGGTTTGCCGGGGATGGGGTTTGGCTGGCGGCGAGGCTGTGCGGGGCGGGTCATCGTGTTTCCTTTTGGGGTGTGTGATTGAACTGGGTCGAACATGGCCAACCAGCCCCCTGTCACACAAAATCGCCGCGCTGATATCCGATAGCTTTGGAACTTTCCCGCGCCATTTCAGTCCCTTGGCGGAAACATGCCTAACGGGCCTGTGCGTCGGCAGGAAATAGCGGATCTGTGATAAACTCTCCCCACTGGCGGGTCAAAACCGCCCTCAAATCACAGGGAGATCACCATGAGCGTCGCTCGTATTACAGAAATCATCGCGTCATCTGACAAGGCATTCGACGATGCCGTCGAGAAGGGCGTGGACCGGGCCTGCAAGACCCTCAACAACGTGCAGGGCGCCTGGGTCCAGGATCAGAAAGTTACGGTGAAGGACGGCAAGATTGACGAATACCGCGTCACCCTGAAAGTGACCTTCGTGCTTGACGATTAACCAGTTCGCTCCGAAGCGGGGTATATCAATGGTATATCAATTTGCCAGCGCCCGCGTGGCGGACACAAAAAAGGCGCGTCCGTGGAACCGGGCGCGCCATCGTCAAATCAGCGGGTGCTGAGGCGTCGTTCAGACGGCCTTCAGGTTCACTGCGCTCTCGCGACCGTCACGGCCAGCTTCGAGGTCGTAGGTCACCTTCTGGTTGTCGGCGAGGCCGGTCAAACCAGAGCGCTCAACAGCAGAGATGTGCACAAACACGTCCTTGCCGCCCGTCTCGGGTGCGATAAAGCCGAAGCCTTTAGTAGAGTTGAACCATTTCACGGTGCCATTGGCCATCGTGTGTCTCCTAGATTGTAGTCCCGCCCGCGTGCCTGCGGCGGTGTGGCGTCAGTTGGGTAGCAGATCGAGACTGAGGCCTTGGTAGAGGAGACAGCGGACGAGGTGCGGTAACGGTCGCAGGCGTGATATGGCGCAGATGGGGGTGGAAATCAAGGGGAAGGGTTGGGGCAACGTCGATAGAGAACGCCTATGGCAAGCACTCGCCGACATGCGTCATCTTCTCGCCCCAAGGTACGTCCTACACACGTTTCAGCGCGAAATTTGATGCTAACTCTTCTATGCAGGCCAAATTGTGATGCTTGGCATGAAGCGAACCCCGCCCTGCTTCAATCGCCGTGACTAGTGAGTCGTACCAATAGGCCAGCAAGGCACGGCGAACGCCAGGCAACGTCAGAAATTCAGACGCGTCGCTTAAACCTCCCTCAAACTCAACACACTGCAACCTTTCCAAGGCGGAACGATAACCGCCTTTCGCAACTCGCCCGGCCCGCGCGCGAAGCCACCTTCGTGTAGGCTTGTAATCTGAGATGAGCGGGTCGACGGCGAACATGAACACGGAAGGCGCGCCTGCACGAGGCAGTGAGGCGTATGCGACCTCATGCCGGTCAATGTTCATGGTGTAGTAGCGGCCACCCGCCGTGCTTGGAAACATCGACAGGCACCAAATCCCCTGTTGCTCCAAAAAGTTGTTGATCCCGGTGGTCCAAAGAAGCGACCGCAGCAAGTCTTGTAACTCGCCATCAGTTTGCAGCCGAGCGGCTTTGTCATAGCCTCTGATCTGTGCAGTCGGCAGAGAGCTAAGCAACTCCAACGCCTCTGACGGTGAAAGATCAAAGAGCTCTCGACAGGGCGGCATATGACTTACGTGCGATGCGCGTACCGAACGGTGAAGAAAAGTCTCGGCTGCCATACAGTCCTCAACCTCCAGGTAGCTAACGATCTTCCATGGCGCGAAAAGGCCACAACCGAGATCTCTATCCAACTCTGCGATTCTGCGATATGGCAACGTAATGCTACGCCCGATTTTGACATAGGGACATGTCTCAGAACGCAACGCATAGACGTAACCTCGGCTCACCTCACAAATTTCTTATGCTTCAACCGCTTGGGCTCCAGCGCATCCGGCCCAAGCCGCCGCTTCTTGTCTTCCTCGTAGGCCGAGAAATCGCCTTCGAACCACTCCACATGGGCCTCACCCTCAAAAGCGAGAATGTGCGTGCAGATGCGGTCGAGGAAGAAGCGGTCGTGAGAGATGACGACGGCGCAGCCTGCGAAATCGGTCAGGGCGTCTTCCAATGCGCGGAGGGTTTCGACGTCCAGATCGTTGGTGGGCTCGTCGAGCAGCAGCACGTTTCCGCCTGATTTCAACAGCTTCGCCATGTGGACACGGTTGCGTTCACCGCCCGAGAGTTGCCCAACCTTCTTCTGCTGGTCGCCGCCCTTGAAGTTGAACGCCGAGCAATAGGCGCGGGAGTTCATGGTGGCGTCGCCAAGCTCGATGATCTCCGCCCCGCCCGAGATTTCTTCCCAGACCGTCGTGTCGCCCGCCAGCGCGTCGCGCGATTGGTCGACGTAAGCGAGATCCACCGTATCGCCGTATTCCAGCGTGCCGGCGTCGGGCTTTTCCTGACCGGTGAGCATACGGAAAAACGTGGATTTGCCCGCGCCGTTGGGGCCGATGACGCCCACGATACCGCCCGGGGGCAGCGCGAAGGTGAGGTCTTCAATCAGCAGCTTGTCGCCGTAGCCCTTCTTCAGGTTATTGATTTCAATAACCTTTCCACCCAGACGTTGCCCGTTGGGGATGATGATCGTGGCGCGCGACAGCTTCTCCCGCTCGGATTTACCGGCGAGATCTTCATAGGCGTTGATCCGAGCCTTTTGCTTCGCTTGGCGGGCCTTGGCCCCCTGGCGGATCCATTCCAGCTCGCGCTCCAGCGTTTTCTGGCGGCTCTTGTCCTCGCGGGCTTCCTGCTCCAGCCGCTTGGCCTTCTGCTCCAGCCACGCGGAGTAATTGCCCTCGTAGGGGATGCCGCGCCCACGGTCGAGTTCCAGAATCCAACCGGTGATATCGTCAAGAAAATAACGATCGTGGGTGACGATCAGGATCGTGCCCTTGTAGTCGATCAGATGCTGTTGCAGCCAGGCAATCGTTTCGGCATCGAGGTGGTTGGTGGGCTCGTCCAGAAGCAGCATTTCGGGCGCTTCCAGCAGCAGTTTGCAAAGCGCCACACGCCGGCGCTCACCACCCGACAGCGTCTCAACCGGTGCATCATCGGGGGGGCAGCGCAGCGCCTCCATCGCCACGTCGATCTGACTATCGAGATCCCAGAGGTTGTTGGCGTCGATGTCATCCTGGAGGGCGGCCATTTCATCGGCGGTCTCGTCAGAATAGTTCATCGCCAGTTCATTGAACCGGTCCAGCTTGCCCTTCTTTTCCGCCACGCCAAGCATGACATTCTCACGCACCGTCAGCGTCTCGTCGAGCTGCGGTTCCTGCGGCAGGTAGCCTACCCGCGCGCCCTCCGCGGACCACGCCTCGCCAGTGAAGTCCTTGTCGAGGCCCGCCATGATCTTCATCAGCGTCGACTTACCGGCGCCGTTGACGCCCACGACACCGATCTTCACGCCGGGCAGGAAGCTGAGGCGGATGTTTTCAAAGCACTTTTTGCCACCGGGGTAGGTCTTGGAAACACCGTCCATGTGGTACACGTATTGATAGGCGGCCATGGGTCCACTCCGTCTGAAACAAGGCTGTTGCGCCTCTCTCTTAGAGGGGTGGAACGGGATCGGCAATCGGGGGGTGCATCAGCCGGCGCAGGCGAGTGCAGTCTGCTCGGACGGGATCGTAATCGGCGAACCGTCAGCGATCAGCGAGATCACGGCATTGCGGTCCATGGGACGGGCAATGCCGAAGCCTTGCAGGCGGTAGCAGCCGTTCTGCATCAGAAAATCCGCCTGCTCAGCGGATTCGATACCTTCAGCCAGGGTGCCCACGCCAAGTTCGTCACACAGACGCAGGATCGACGTTGTGATGATGCGGGCCGAGCGATCATGGGTGACGTTGGCAATCAGGGAGCGGTCGAGCTTGACGCCGCTGACGTCCAGCTTGCCCAGATGCGACAGCCCCGCATAGCCGACACCGAAATCATCAAGGTACACAGCGAAGCCTTTTTCCCGCAGTTCTACAATGCGGGCAGCGGCGGCGTTGTCCGTGGTATCGGCGCCAAAAAACGTCGTTTCCAGCACCTCGGCCACCAGCGATTGCGTGTCCAGACCCGCCTCCCGGGCCTCGAACTCCAGCCGATCCATGAAGCCGGGATGCGCGAGAGCCTCGGACGACGTATTGAACGCGCCGCGAACGTCGTACCCGTCGGATTGCAGGTCGGACACCAACGCGGTCGTCGCGCGGATGGCGGCAAAGTCGATGTCCGCCATTCGGTTGAGACGCGCGGCGTAGGGCAGGAACTGGTCGGGGGCGATGACCTCACCGGTTTTACGGCGCCATCGTGCCAAGGTCTCGAACGAGCGGATTTTGCCGGTCCGTCCGTCCATGATCGGCTGAAACATGAAGCGGATACCGTCATTGTCGAGCGTCTCGACAAATTCCTCCATCAGCGCGTTTTCCTCGACTTGGCGTTCGTGCAGGACGGCGTCGTATCGGGCGATGCGCGGCGCACCGGGGGTCTTGGCCTCGTACAGCGCGAAGTCGGCGGAGCGGATCAGATCCTCCGCCGTCATCCGCTCTCCATTGCTGAGCGCGATGCCAATGGACGCACCGCAAACAAGGGTCAGATCCGCCCAGTGGATCGGCGTGCGAATCCGGTCCAGGAGCGCATCGGCGATGTGTTGCAGTTCGTCGAAACTCGCCACGCCGGGGCACGCCATCACAAACTCGTCGCCCCCCATGCGACACAAAAGGTCTTGCTCACGGGCCGTGTCGCGCATGGCATCGGCCACATGGACCAACAACTGATCGCCGGCCGCATGACCATTGCTGTCGTTGACAGCTTTGAAGTGGTCAAGGTCGATGTAGATCAGGCCAAGTTGACGCGTCTCTTCGTCATCCGTGGTCAGGATGGCATCGGTTTCGGTCAGGAAGGCCGCACGATTGTTGAGCGCGGTCAGCGCGTCGTGGTGGGCGGCATGAAACAGATAGGATTGCGCTTCTTTCAGCTCTTCCTCGCGCGCCACCTGAGGCGACACGTCACGGGTGGCAAGGATGACGTATTCCTCCCCCTCCTGCGTTTCAAAGACGGAAAGGTTGAATTCGTGCCAGAACCGTTCGCCGTTCTTGCGGACATTGAGACGGCGGGTCAGCGTCTGAAACTCCTCATCTTCAAGATCGAAAGCAAAGTTCTCGATGTCATCATCGCTTGGTTTCAATTCGGGCGGGAAGCAAAATTCCTGCGGGCGGCGACCCCGCATGTCTTCCAGAGTGCGCCCCATGGTGCGGCAGTAGGCCGGATTGGCCCACAAGATCCGTGCGCTCATATCCAGATAGACCAAGCCGTCGCTGGCGTGCTGGACGACGGCACGCATGATCGCTTCCTGGGCGGAGACATCATTGAGGGTTCTTTCAACCTCCTCCAACGCCTCCTTCGCGGATTTCGACACATGGACCTTGACCCAAAGGACCGCGAGGGTGAGCAAAAGCAGGATCGCGAGCGTAACCTCCATCACGACGAAGGCTGCCACACCGTTAATGGCCAATGCATGCATCGCCCAGGCCTGCGAAGTGACCATTGCCAGAGTGCTCACGATTGCCCTTTCCAAAGGTATTGGGCACACCCTATCGCGCGCAAGGCAAATGCCCCGTTAACGCGTCCGGCACTCGCCTGAAAATTTGTCGCGGATTTTAGTTAGATTTGCCGGAACTGGGTTCAGGCGGCGCGGGGCATGGTAGATTGACAGCCTGCCCCCTCCCCCCCCATCAAAGCGCCCGAGAGGGGCTGGACTTGCGTCACACGCTGCCATTTGCAATGCCAGGCCAGACTGTCGGCCTGTTCGGAGGATCATTCGATCCGCCGCACAAAGGCCATGTGCACGTGAGCCGTGAAGCCCTGAAGCGGTATGGTCTGGACCGCGTGTGGTGGCTGGTATCGCCGGGCAATCCGCTCAAGGCACGGGGGCCCGCAGCACTGGACCGCAGATTGCAGGCGGCACGCGCACTGGTGCACCATCCCAGCGTCGAGGTCACGGACATCGAGGCCCATCTTGGCACGCGCTATACAGCACAGACGATTGAGAGGTTGCAAACGCTCTACCCCGGCGTTCGGTTCGTCTGGCTGATGGGGGCCGATAACCTCGCGCAGTTCCATCGGTGGCAGCGGTGGGAATGGATCATGCGATCTGTTCCGGTGGGGGTGCTGGCCCGGCCCGGAGAGAGGATATCGGCCAGAACATCGGTTGCGGCACAACGGTTCAGAGATGCCAAGATGCCCGCCAGCGCGGCGCAGCTATTGGGCCGCTCGGACGCGCCAGCCTGGTGCTTTCTCAACGTGCCGATGCTGGACGTCTCAAGCTCGGACATCCGCGCCCGGGGAGAATGGGGTTAGGCGGCGCGTCGCACCCTTCATCTCCTCCGGACCGCAAGAGATGCAAAGCCCGACACCAGCAAAAGCGCAATGCCAGTCAAGGCCCAGATGTCCGGTACCGCTCCGAACAATACGGCTCCTAGCAGCGTGGCCCAGATCAGCTGCGTGTAAACGAACGGCGCCATGCGGCTGGCTTCCGCCGTCCGATACGCCATGATCAGCAAGAGATTGCCAAGCATGGAACAGGTCGCAGAGACGATGGTGAGCGCCGCGACCGGAAGCGTGGCCGGCGGCATGGCCGATACGCCCGGCACAGCCAGAACCACGGCGCCGATCACCAGTTGCGAGAATAGCATCGCGCGGGGACGCGCCACGTCGGCCATCGCGCGGCTCATCACCAGATACGCGCCATAAAATAGCCCTGCAAGCACCGCAAATCCCATGCCCGACGTCATGCCGAAGCCCGGTTTGACGACCAGCATGACCCCAACAAACCCGAGGCAGATCAGGCCAAAGCGGAGGATCGAAAACGGTTCGCGCAGCAGCCAAACGGACAGGAGCCAGGACAGGATGGGCCCGACAAAGAACGCCCCGAATACGTTGGCGATGGGCTCGGTGCTGAGCGCCGTCAGGATCGACGTGATGCCACCGGCCAACATCAGGCCCCGCAGCCAGATGCGCCAATCCGCGAACAGGCGGGGCTTGACCAGGCGCAGGACGAACGGCGCGATAAAACCCGCGCCCAGGGCAAACCGGCTCCAGGCGACAAACACCGGTGCGACGCCCTGGCCCCCATCAAGGGGGGCTGCGGTCAGCAATTTGCCCGCCGTATCGCCCAAAGGGATCAGCGCCATGGCCACCAGCATCAACGGCAGCGCGCGAAGTGTTGTGCTATCCATCGCCACCTCGCCTATCGCGCTTGTCTGTGCGGGGAAAGCCCTGTGGACGCGGACGCGCGCAATGCACAAAACCGTGTCGCCTCGG from Jannaschia sp. CCS1 includes:
- a CDS encoding GIY-YIG nuclease family protein: MSRGYVYALRSETCPYVKIGRSITLPYRRIAELDRDLGCGLFAPWKIVSYLEVEDCMAAETFLHRSVRASHVSHMPPCRELFDLSPSEALELLSSLPTAQIRGYDKAARLQTDGELQDLLRSLLWTTGINNFLEQQGIWCLSMFPSTAGGRYYTMNIDRHEVAYASLPRAGAPSVFMFAVDPLISDYKPTRRWLRARAGRVAKGGYRSALERLQCVEFEGGLSDASEFLTLPGVRRALLAYWYDSLVTAIEAGRGSLHAKHHNLACIEELASNFALKRV
- a CDS encoding nicotinate-nucleotide adenylyltransferase; amino-acid sequence: MRHTLPFAMPGQTVGLFGGSFDPPHKGHVHVSREALKRYGLDRVWWLVSPGNPLKARGPAALDRRLQAARALVHHPSVEVTDIEAHLGTRYTAQTIERLQTLYPGVRFVWLMGADNLAQFHRWQRWEWIMRSVPVGVLARPGERISARTSVAAQRFRDAKMPASAAQLLGRSDAPAWCFLNVPMLDVSSSDIRARGEWG
- a CDS encoding DMT family transporter; amino-acid sequence: MDSTTLRALPLMLVAMALIPLGDTAGKLLTAAPLDGGQGVAPVFVAWSRFALGAGFIAPFVLRLVKPRLFADWRIWLRGLMLAGGITSILTALSTEPIANVFGAFFVGPILSWLLSVWLLREPFSILRFGLICLGFVGVMLVVKPGFGMTSGMGFAVLAGLFYGAYLVMSRAMADVARPRAMLFSQLVIGAVVLAVPGVSAMPPATLPVAALTIVSATCSMLGNLLLIMAYRTAEASRMAPFVYTQLIWATLLGAVLFGAVPDIWALTGIALLLVSGFASLAVRRR
- a CDS encoding DUF4329 domain-containing protein, whose amino-acid sequence is MRSISIRLASLLTATALFAAPSAHAQDAAELEFVQGLMESMNQLSVRFNREVCGFILQDAEGNYTSTKASWGGEASCASLPLEPGQRAVSSWHTHAAWGLGYDGEVPSIQDVEGDMRFGVNGWIGTPGGRLWYVNGTTGTMVQACGRECLPVDPNFFPEEHGPVAEIYTLDDLYQRFGRSR
- a CDS encoding putative bifunctional diguanylate cyclase/phosphodiesterase, with amino-acid sequence MSTLAMVTSQAWAMHALAINGVAAFVVMEVTLAILLLLTLAVLWVKVHVSKSAKEALEEVERTLNDVSAQEAIMRAVVQHASDGLVYLDMSARILWANPAYCRTMGRTLEDMRGRRPQEFCFPPELKPSDDDIENFAFDLEDEEFQTLTRRLNVRKNGERFWHEFNLSVFETQEGEEYVILATRDVSPQVAREEELKEAQSYLFHAAHHDALTALNNRAAFLTETDAILTTDDEETRQLGLIYIDLDHFKAVNDSNGHAAGDQLLVHVADAMRDTAREQDLLCRMGGDEFVMACPGVASFDELQHIADALLDRIRTPIHWADLTLVCGASIGIALSNGERMTAEDLIRSADFALYEAKTPGAPRIARYDAVLHERQVEENALMEEFVETLDNDGIRFMFQPIMDGRTGKIRSFETLARWRRKTGEVIAPDQFLPYAARLNRMADIDFAAIRATTALVSDLQSDGYDVRGAFNTSSEALAHPGFMDRLEFEAREAGLDTQSLVAEVLETTFFGADTTDNAAAARIVELREKGFAVYLDDFGVGYAGLSHLGKLDVSGVKLDRSLIANVTHDRSARIITTSILRLCDELGVGTLAEGIESAEQADFLMQNGCYRLQGFGIARPMDRNAVISLIADGSPITIPSEQTALACAG
- a CDS encoding dodecin family protein; this encodes MSVARITEIIASSDKAFDDAVEKGVDRACKTLNNVQGAWVQDQKVTVKDGKIDEYRVTLKVTFVLDD
- the ettA gene encoding energy-dependent translational throttle protein EttA — its product is MAAYQYVYHMDGVSKTYPGGKKCFENIRLSFLPGVKIGVVGVNGAGKSTLMKIMAGLDKDFTGEAWSAEGARVGYLPQEPQLDETLTVRENVMLGVAEKKGKLDRFNELAMNYSDETADEMAALQDDIDANNLWDLDSQIDVAMEALRCPPDDAPVETLSGGERRRVALCKLLLEAPEMLLLDEPTNHLDAETIAWLQQHLIDYKGTILIVTHDRYFLDDITGWILELDRGRGIPYEGNYSAWLEQKAKRLEQEAREDKSRQKTLERELEWIRQGAKARQAKQKARINAYEDLAGKSEREKLSRATIIIPNGQRLGGKVIEINNLKKGYGDKLLIEDLTFALPPGGIVGVIGPNGAGKSTFFRMLTGQEKPDAGTLEYGDTVDLAYVDQSRDALAGDTTVWEEISGGAEIIELGDATMNSRAYCSAFNFKGGDQQKKVGQLSGGERNRVHMAKLLKSGGNVLLLDEPTNDLDVETLRALEDALTDFAGCAVVISHDRFFLDRICTHILAFEGEAHVEWFEGDFSAYEEDKKRRLGPDALEPKRLKHKKFVR
- a CDS encoding cold-shock protein, with translation MANGTVKWFNSTKGFGFIAPETGGKDVFVHISAVERSGLTGLADNQKVTYDLEAGRDGRESAVNLKAV